A window of Solanum stenotomum isolate F172 chromosome 3, ASM1918654v1, whole genome shotgun sequence contains these coding sequences:
- the LOC125859038 gene encoding uncharacterized protein LOC125859038: MKMPSFKGTKDPDLYLDWERRVEAIFDCHNYSEGKKVKLAAVEFSDYAASWWKKLARDRLQEELPPIATWAEMKRVMRKRFIPSYFQRDLQSRLQHLKQGSMSVDEYFKSMNMAMIQDNCMEEEEATIARFLNSLITEIANVVEIQQYVTLDELVDLSVKVEKQIEKKQQNNSWRSRPNTISKKPWSTQEGKAPSKPQDGRGKGKVEEGGKTFNPKSSKPSSSIQYHKCHRRGHMMHECPSRRNIILRENGEYESEKSEGKEEEGEGVSEEDDLELPNDGIIGVVRRIMTINLGSVDEGQRENLFHTRYGIKGKTYSMIIDGGSCANVACHVLLGPPWQYDRDTTHHGRKNSVSSLLQNFEDVFPDDTPKGLPPMRGIEHQIDFVPGSQLPDRPAYMSNPEETKELQRQVEEFLEKGFVRESMSPCSVPILFVPKKDGTWRMCVDCRAINKITVKYRHPTPRLDDMLDQLYGSKIFSKIDLKSGYHQIRMNLGDEWKTAFKTKYGLYEWLVMPFGLTNAPSTFMRLMNHVFKDFHGKFIVVSKGVEVDDEKIKAIKEWSKPNSSQGKLSRRHAKWVEFIETFPFVIAYKQGKENVVADALSKRYVLISTLTSKLLGFDQIKFLYANDSDFGEIFAECKLGPFEKFNPQDEFLFKENKLCFPNCSLREPFVKEAHCGGLMGHFGVPKTLEILSEHFYCPSMRKDVEKV; this comes from the exons atgaagatgccATCTTTCAAGGGGACAAAGGATCCAGACTTGTACCTTGATTGGGAGAGACGAGTTGAAGCCATCTTTGATTGTCATAACTACTCTGAGGGTAAGAAAGTTAAACTTGCTGCTGTTGAGTTTTCTGATTATGCTGCTTCTTGGTGGAAAAAGCTTGCTAGGGACAGATTGCAAGAGGAGCTACCACCTATTGCTACGTGGGCAGAGATGAAGAGGGTAATGAGGAAGCGATTTATTCCATCATACTTCCAAAGAGATCTACAATCTCGCCTTCAACACTTGAAGCAAGGCTCCATGTCGGTGGATGAGTACTTCAAAAGCATGAATATGGCTATGATCCAAGATAACTGcatggaggaagaagaggctACAATAGCtagatttttaaatagtttaattaCAGAAATAGCTAATGTAGTAGAGATACAACAATATGTAACTTTAGATGAGTTAGTTGATTTGTctgtaaaagttgaaaaacaaattgagaaaaagcaGCAAAATAACTCATGGAGAAGTCGACCAAACACTATCTCTAAGAAGCCATGGTCAACTCAAGAGGGGAAAGCTCCTTCCAAACCTCAAGACGGTAGAGGTAAAGGTAAAGTTGAGGAAGGAGGTAAAACCTTTAATCCTAAATCTTCTAAACCTTCAAGTTCTATTCAATATCACAAATGTCATAGAAGGGGGCATATGATGCATGAATGTCCAAGTAGAAGAAACATCATACTTAGAGAGAATGGAGAATATGAGAGTGAAAAAAGTGAGgggaaagaagaagagggagaagGTGTAAGTGAGGAAGATGATTTGGAACTGCCTAATGATGGTATAATTGGGGTGGTTAGGAGAATTATGACTATTAATTTGGGTAGTGTTGATGAAGGGCAGAGAGAGAATTTGTTTCATACTAGGTATGGTATAAAAGGGAAGACTTATTCTATGATTATTGATGGGGGAAGTTGTGCAAATGTG GCATGTCATGTTTTACTTGGCCCACCTTGGCAGTATGATAGGGATACTACTCATCATGGGAGAAAGAATAG tgtttcttctcttttgcagAATTTTGAAGATGTTTTTCCTGATGACACTCCAAAGGGATTGCCACCTATGAGAGGGATTGAGCACCAAATAGACTTTGTGCCTGGGTCTCAACTTCCTGATAGGCCTGCCTATATGAGCAATCCTGAAGAGACCAAAGAATTACAAAGGCAAGTTGAAGAATTTCTTGAAAAGGGTTTTGTTCGAGAGAGTATGAGCCCATGCTCTGTTCCAATCCTATTTGTCCCCAAAAAGGATGGAACATGGAGGATGTGTGTAGATTGTCGAGCCATCAACAAGATAACGGTAAAGTATCGCCATCCTACCCCTCGTCTTGATGATATGTTGGACCAACTGTATGGTTCcaaaatcttttctaaaattgatctaaagAGTGGTTACCATCAGATTCGTATGAATCTTGGAGATGAATGGAAAACTGCTTTTAAGACCAAATATGGACTTTATGAGTGGTTagttatgccctttggcttgactaatgcaCCAAGCACTTTTATGAGACTAatgaatcatgtttttaaagacttccatggaaaatttattgtggt TTCTAAGGGAGTTGAAGTAGATGATGAGAAAATCAAGGCAATAAAAGAATGGTCTAAACCTAATAGT agccaaggtaaactTAGTCGTAGGCATGCTAAATGGGTAGAGTTTATTGAAACTTTTCCTTTTGTAATTGCTTACAAACAAGGAAAGGAGAATGTGGTTGCTGATGCACTCTCAAAAAGGTATGTTTTGATCTCTACTCTTACTTCAAAGTTATTGGGTTTTGACCAAATCAAGTTCCTCTATGCTAATGATTCTGATTTTGGTGAGATTTTTGCTGAATGTAAGTTAGGTCCCTTTGAGAAATTTAATCCTCAAGATGAATTTCTattcaaggaaaataaattatgttttccTAACTGCTCGTTACGTGAACCATTTGTTAAGGAAGCACATTGTGGAGGGCTAATGGGACATTTTGGTGTACCCAAAACACTGGAAATACTGTCTGAACATTTTTATTGTCCTAGCATGAGAAaggatgttgaaaaagtgtga